A genome region from Segatella copri includes the following:
- a CDS encoding RNA-directed DNA polymerase, translated as MNDFKTLNNLVPEIVSIENLNESFDYVVKDLKPEQEERLRKKEETIKTYLREHIMDGTFHITGFKNLHVKDGPKERDVQAPPVVDRIGCHAIMSVFEKYVYPTVIETSAASIKGRGMHYLHHIVENDIHECEEHLYYYQCDIYHFYDSINQDLMYEDLKKYVSDPVVLKIFSNFVHLLPKGLSKGLRSSQCFANLHLSPIDHYMKEVVGIRYYYRYCDDIVMMSTDKRDLWRWRDILHRELDKLGLNIKPSEAVRPVSVGLDYLGFVHYEDYSLVRKRTKQKTARHLAKVKSRKRRQEIIGSFKGMACHADCKHLFFKLTNRRMKKFSELGITYTPEDGKKRFPGKAVRLSAIVNKEIEIHDYEKDVKTSQGEGRYIVSFKDAKTGEWAKFFTASEEMKQILDKASDIEDCFPFTTVIESEVFDGNKVKYRFT; from the coding sequence ATGAATGATTTTAAGACATTGAACAATTTGGTCCCGGAGATTGTCTCAATCGAAAACCTCAACGAAAGTTTTGACTATGTGGTGAAAGATCTGAAGCCAGAACAAGAAGAGCGACTAAGAAAGAAAGAAGAGACAATCAAAACATATCTCCGTGAACACATTATGGATGGTACTTTCCACATAACAGGTTTCAAAAACCTTCATGTGAAAGATGGTCCAAAGGAAAGAGATGTACAAGCACCTCCGGTTGTTGATAGAATTGGCTGTCATGCAATTATGAGTGTCTTTGAAAAGTACGTATATCCAACGGTGATTGAGACTTCTGCTGCAAGCATTAAGGGAAGAGGTATGCACTATCTTCACCATATTGTTGAAAATGACATACATGAATGTGAGGAGCATTTATATTACTATCAATGTGATATATATCATTTCTATGACTCCATAAATCAAGATTTGATGTATGAAGATTTGAAAAAATACGTAAGTGATCCTGTTGTCTTAAAAATCTTTTCAAACTTTGTTCATTTGCTACCCAAAGGGCTTTCAAAAGGACTAAGAAGTTCGCAATGCTTTGCAAACCTCCACTTGTCACCCATAGACCATTATATGAAAGAAGTCGTAGGAATCCGCTATTATTACAGATATTGTGATGATATAGTAATGATGTCAACTGACAAGCGAGATCTTTGGAGGTGGCGAGACATTTTGCATAGAGAACTTGATAAACTTGGACTGAATATCAAACCAAGTGAAGCTGTGAGACCTGTCAGTGTTGGACTTGATTATTTGGGATTTGTTCATTACGAGGATTATTCCTTAGTAAGAAAAAGAACCAAGCAGAAAACAGCCAGGCATCTTGCCAAGGTCAAGAGTCGCAAGCGAAGACAGGAAATCATAGGATCATTCAAAGGAATGGCTTGCCATGCAGACTGCAAACATTTATTTTTCAAACTAACAAATAGACGTATGAAGAAATTCAGTGAACTGGGTATTACATATACCCCAGAGGATGGAAAGAAACGATTCCCTGGCAAGGCTGTCAGACTGAGTGCCATTGTCAACAAGGAAATCGAAATCCATGACTATGAGAAGGATGTGAAGACCTCACAAGGTGAAGGTCGTTACATCGTAAGCTTTAAGGATGCCAAGACTGGAGAATGGGCAAAATTCTTCACGGCATCCGAGGAAATGAAACAAATCTTGGACAAAGCAAGTGACATCGAGGATTGTTTCCCATTCACAACTGTGATTGAGAGTGAGGTCTTTGATGGAAACAAGGTAAAATACCGATTCACTTAA
- a CDS encoding lipopolysaccharide biosynthesis protein — translation MSSTDSRVKKSLLNARVNLIFYFLVLILSFFSRKIFLDTLGAEFIGFTSTLQNLLGFLNLAELGIATAIGYILYKPLFEHDELKINEIVSVLGYLYRCIGVVILAAGMILSIFLPLIFPNTEFKWTLIYFAYYSFLASSLIGYFINYRQNLLGADQKNYVVVGYFQSANILKTLLQIFLAYYYKNYYIWVAIELTFGILYSFVLNWKINQTYPWLKSEISEGRKLMKKYPEVVKYTKQLFVQKISSIVQWQTVPFLTYAFASLQMVAYYGNYTIITDKLAQFVNTFLESTGAGVGNLIAEGNKDNIKKVFWELISIRYFIGGVISFAIYMLINPFIALWLGDKYILDDIILILIVINVFISYTRGGVMQFNYGYGLFWDVWAPIAEIVINLGVACSCGALWGLPGVLLGGIVSQILIVNIWKPYLLFHWGFKDNVLEYVGGIGKILFLVMISILLVTYIADHYINIIPNQSFLSWALYGGIVVCTYMLVLACMFFCFVQQFRFFVHRFIHKSSIK, via the coding sequence ATGTCTAGTACTGATTCTAGAGTTAAGAAGTCTTTGTTGAATGCAAGGGTAAATCTTATTTTCTATTTTTTGGTATTGATATTGTCTTTCTTTTCAAGAAAGATTTTCTTAGATACATTAGGAGCAGAATTTATTGGTTTTACAAGTACTTTGCAGAATTTGCTAGGATTTTTAAACTTGGCGGAGTTAGGTATTGCTACTGCTATTGGATATATTCTTTATAAACCATTATTTGAACATGATGAATTAAAGATAAATGAAATTGTTTCTGTATTAGGATATTTATATCGCTGTATTGGTGTGGTAATATTAGCAGCAGGAATGATTCTTTCCATATTTCTTCCTTTGATCTTTCCAAATACAGAGTTTAAATGGACTTTAATATATTTTGCTTATTATAGTTTCTTAGCTTCTTCATTAATAGGATATTTTATCAATTATCGCCAAAATTTGTTGGGTGCAGATCAAAAGAATTATGTTGTTGTTGGTTATTTCCAATCAGCTAATATTCTTAAAACACTTTTGCAGATATTTCTGGCGTATTATTATAAAAACTATTATATATGGGTAGCTATAGAACTGACTTTCGGTATCTTATACTCATTCGTACTTAATTGGAAAATCAATCAAACTTATCCATGGCTTAAATCTGAGATAAGTGAAGGTAGAAAGTTGATGAAGAAATATCCTGAGGTCGTTAAATATACGAAGCAACTGTTTGTTCAAAAAATAAGTAGTATAGTACAATGGCAAACAGTTCCATTTTTGACTTATGCATTTGCTAGTTTGCAAATGGTGGCTTACTATGGTAACTATACTATTATTACAGATAAATTAGCACAGTTTGTCAATACTTTCTTGGAGAGTACTGGAGCTGGTGTAGGTAATTTAATTGCAGAAGGGAATAAAGATAATATTAAAAAAGTCTTTTGGGAACTTATTTCCATTCGTTATTTTATTGGCGGCGTTATATCTTTTGCTATTTATATGTTAATCAATCCATTTATAGCATTATGGTTAGGAGATAAGTATATCCTTGATGACATCATCTTAATCTTGATAGTAATCAATGTGTTTATAAGTTACACAAGAGGTGGTGTTATGCAATTTAATTATGGATATGGCTTATTTTGGGATGTTTGGGCTCCTATAGCAGAAATTGTAATAAATTTAGGTGTAGCTTGCAGTTGTGGTGCTCTTTGGGGACTTCCTGGTGTTTTGTTGGGTGGTATTGTTAGCCAAATTCTGATAGTGAATATTTGGAAGCCTTACTTATTATTCCATTGGGGATTTAAAGATAATGTATTGGAGTATGTAGGTGGTATAGGAAAGATTCTATTTTTAGTAATGATATCTATTTTATTGGTTACTTATATAGCAGACCATTATATAAATATTATCCCTAATCAGTCTTTCTTATCTTGGGCTCTATATGGGGGAATTGTGGTTTGTACATATATGTTGGTATTAGCATGTATGTTCTTCTGTTTCGTTCAACAGTTCAGATTTTTTGTACATAGATTTATTCATAAAAGTAGCATTAAATGA
- the tnpB gene encoding IS66 family insertion sequence element accessory protein TnpB (TnpB, as the term is used for proteins encoded by IS66 family insertion elements, is considered an accessory protein, since TnpC, encoded by a neighboring gene, is a DDE family transposase.) yields the protein MISFTSRQKYYFYSGPMDMRKDIDTLTEVVRSQMGLDPYIEESVFIFMSKNLRTMKILYRGRRRFELTKIRLDDEKFFLPVFDEQRSCYKICWSDFVTLTEGVQVTKMQIKEDVV from the coding sequence ATGATATCCTTTACAAGTAGACAGAAGTACTATTTTTATTCTGGTCCTATGGATATGCGTAAGGATATCGATACGCTCACAGAAGTAGTTCGTAGCCAAATGGGGCTTGATCCTTATATCGAGGAATCGGTTTTTATATTTATGTCGAAGAATCTTCGTACAATGAAGATTCTCTATCGTGGTCGCCGCCGCTTTGAATTGACAAAAATCCGCTTGGATGATGAAAAATTCTTTTTGCCTGTATTCGACGAACAGCGTTCCTGCTACAAAATTTGCTGGAGCGACTTCGTTACGCTTACAGAGGGTGTTCAAGTCACTAAAATGCAGATAAAAGAAGATGTTGTTTGA
- a CDS encoding nucleotidyltransferase family protein, whose protein sequence is MIPKIQQFFGSQPIKKAWLFGSCSRGEESMDSDVDILVEYDRQNSRVSLMKIAAMMLNLEDLLHRKVDMVEASRLLPFALDSVNNDKFLIYERKS, encoded by the coding sequence ATGATTCCAAAGATTCAGCAATTCTTTGGAAGCCAACCCATCAAGAAGGCTTGGCTCTTTGGTTCATGCTCAAGAGGCGAAGAGAGTATGGATAGTGATGTCGATATTCTTGTAGAGTATGATCGCCAGAACTCCCGAGTATCATTGATGAAGATTGCTGCCATGATGCTCAATTTAGAAGATTTACTTCATCGTAAGGTAGATATGGTAGAAGCCAGTCGCCTCTTACCTTTTGCATTAGACTCAGTAAATAACGACAAGTTCTTGATTTATGAGAGAAAAAGTTAA
- a CDS encoding LysM domain-containing protein, translating into MKAKVKDGQTMADIAIQEFGSWEAMIAIAQKNGIGITDIPEPGTEVKLPDGTWNRVMQNYCKNNDVSPATARDNGNVRLRIFGEEFTQEFE; encoded by the coding sequence ATGAAGGCAAAGGTCAAGGACGGACAGACGATGGCAGACATCGCCATCCAGGAGTTTGGCTCATGGGAAGCCATGATAGCCATCGCCCAAAAGAATGGAATCGGCATCACGGACATCCCAGAGCCAGGAACAGAGGTGAAACTTCCAGACGGCACATGGAACAGAGTCATGCAGAACTATTGCAAGAACAATGACGTAAGCCCTGCAACCGCAAGGGACAACGGCAATGTCCGCCTGAGAATCTTTGGCGAGGAATTTACACAAGAATTTGAGTAA
- a CDS encoding DUF86 domain-containing protein, giving the protein MREKVKDRGRLEHILEAINEIQEYKSQYTLEDVKNSKLVFYGFTKFVEVIGEAVYMLTKEFRASHPEVDWRVIEKMRHVLVHGYYTVDPESLWDTIECDIPELKPWIEKYLQEQPE; this is encoded by the coding sequence ATGAGAGAAAAAGTTAAAGATAGAGGCAGATTAGAACATATTCTTGAAGCCATCAATGAAATTCAAGAGTATAAATCTCAATATACTTTAGAAGACGTTAAAAACAGCAAGCTTGTTTTTTACGGCTTTACGAAGTTTGTTGAGGTAATAGGAGAGGCTGTCTATATGCTGACAAAGGAATTTAGGGCTAGTCATCCGGAAGTTGATTGGCGTGTTATAGAAAAGATGCGTCATGTATTAGTGCATGGCTATTATACTGTAGATCCGGAAAGTCTTTGGGATACAATAGAATGTGATATTCCAGAGTTAAAGCCTTGGATAGAGAAATATCTGCAAGAACAACCAGAATAA
- a CDS encoding phage holin family protein: MVLEHFLNKLTVVLSTVWGWLLAIFLIIANFLAGYETMVGFTVAAVLMDAAWGIASSLKQKRFTKSELARDSFSKLAVYGSVIVLFILIDKLIGASNGLTTSAICICIILVELWSTSASMLICFPNMPFLKLLKKALVGEIASKLNVKTEDVENALQALKRK, from the coding sequence ATGGTTTTAGAACATTTCTTGAATAAATTGACGGTGGTATTGTCCACTGTGTGGGGATGGCTCCTTGCCATATTCCTGATCATAGCCAATTTCTTGGCAGGTTACGAGACGATGGTGGGCTTCACGGTGGCAGCTGTGCTGATGGACGCAGCCTGGGGAATCGCATCCAGCTTGAAGCAAAAGCGATTCACAAAGAGCGAGCTTGCCAGGGATTCATTCAGCAAGTTGGCGGTGTATGGTTCCGTAATTGTGCTTTTCATCCTCATTGACAAGCTCATCGGGGCGAGCAACGGACTCACCACAAGTGCCATCTGCATTTGCATCATCCTCGTGGAGCTATGGAGCACATCCGCAAGTATGCTGATCTGTTTCCCGAACATGCCGTTCCTCAAACTCCTGAAGAAGGCTCTTGTGGGAGAAATCGCAAGTAAACTGAACGTAAAAACAGAGGATGTGGAAAACGCCCTCCAAGCATTGAAAAGAAAATGA
- a CDS encoding N-acetylmuramoyl-L-alanine amidase — protein sequence MRRIEFIAIHCTAGSQSTTIKQLELEFKRKGWKYPGYHYVILPDGKIHQMLAVEKVSNGVKGWNSKIINIAYIGGIDANGKPTDNRTEAQKKSLVSLLKLLRKTYPNAIIQGHRDFSPDLNHDGKITPNEWIKACPCFNAKDEYKDI from the coding sequence ATGAGAAGAATAGAATTTATCGCAATCCATTGCACGGCTGGCAGCCAAAGCACAACCATCAAGCAACTCGAACTGGAGTTTAAACGCAAGGGGTGGAAATACCCTGGCTATCATTACGTGATTCTTCCAGATGGTAAGATTCATCAGATGTTGGCCGTGGAGAAGGTAAGCAATGGCGTGAAAGGATGGAACTCAAAGATTATCAACATCGCCTATATCGGTGGCATCGACGCAAACGGAAAGCCAACGGACAACCGCACAGAGGCACAGAAGAAATCATTGGTGAGCCTCTTGAAGCTATTGCGCAAGACATATCCAAATGCGATTATCCAGGGACATCGTGACTTTAGCCCTGACTTGAACCATGATGGCAAGATAACACCCAATGAGTGGATCAAGGCTTGCCCTTGCTTCAATGCCAAGGATGAGTACAAAGACATCTAA
- the wecB gene encoding non-hydrolyzing UDP-N-acetylglucosamine 2-epimerase: MIKVMLVFGTRPEAIKMCPLVKEFQKHNDGFETIVCVTGQHREMLDQVLNIFEVKPDYDLNIMKQGQDLYDVTARVLTGMRDVFKECKPDVVLVHGDTTTSTAAALAAFYQQIPVGHVEAGLRTHNIYSPWPEEMNRQITGRIATYNFSPTPLSESNLKAEKAQGNIYVTGNTVIDALHMVVNKLKNDETLAKEQKEILKQAGYDVNRLADGKKLVLITGHRRENFGEGFIHMVTAIKDLKSKYPDVDFVYPMHLNPNVRKPIHEVFGEDLSNLGNMFFIEPLQYLEFVYLMEKATIVLTDSGGIQEEAPGLGKPVLVMRDTTERPEALASGTVHLVGTDYQKIMNEVSTLLEDEQAYEKMSKAVNPYGDGKACERIVEILKK; the protein is encoded by the coding sequence ATGATAAAAGTAATGTTAGTCTTCGGAACTCGTCCAGAGGCAATAAAAATGTGCCCATTGGTAAAAGAGTTTCAGAAGCATAATGATGGGTTTGAGACCATCGTTTGTGTAACAGGTCAGCATAGAGAGATGCTCGACCAAGTATTGAATATATTTGAGGTAAAACCAGATTATGATCTCAACATCATGAAGCAGGGACAAGACCTGTATGATGTCACTGCCCGTGTATTGACTGGAATGAGAGATGTATTCAAGGAGTGCAAGCCAGATGTAGTATTGGTTCATGGCGATACAACAACATCAACGGCGGCAGCCCTTGCAGCATTCTATCAGCAGATTCCTGTTGGTCATGTCGAGGCAGGACTTCGTACACATAACATCTACTCACCATGGCCAGAGGAGATGAATCGTCAGATTACAGGTCGTATTGCAACTTACAACTTCTCTCCAACACCTCTGTCAGAAAGTAACTTGAAGGCAGAAAAGGCACAAGGTAATATTTATGTAACTGGCAACACGGTGATTGATGCCCTTCACATGGTAGTAAATAAGTTGAAGAACGACGAGACTTTGGCGAAGGAGCAGAAAGAGATTTTAAAGCAGGCAGGTTATGATGTTAATCGTTTGGCTGATGGTAAGAAGCTGGTTCTGATAACAGGTCATCGCCGTGAGAACTTCGGTGAGGGCTTTATTCACATGGTAACTGCCATCAAGGACTTGAAAAGCAAATATCCAGATGTAGATTTCGTTTATCCAATGCACTTGAACCCAAATGTGAGAAAACCAATCCACGAGGTATTCGGTGAGGATTTGAGTAACTTGGGCAATATGTTCTTTATCGAACCATTGCAATATTTGGAGTTTGTATATCTGATGGAGAAAGCTACTATCGTACTGACAGATTCTGGTGGCATCCAGGAAGAGGCTCCAGGATTAGGTAAGCCAGTTCTCGTAATGCGTGATACTACAGAGCGTCCTGAAGCATTAGCAAGTGGAACTGTTCACCTTGTTGGTACCGACTACCAGAAGATTATGAATGAGGTTAGTACTTTGTTGGAAGATGAGCAAGCTTACGAAAAGATGTCAAAGGCCGTGAATCCATACGGAGACGGTAAGGCTTGCGAGAGAATTGTAGAAATATTGAAAAAATAA
- a CDS encoding nitroreductase family protein — translation MKISGKFLKVLIPYKIYKLIANGFIVVPKYYKEILTETERYFDLSLEDHIYKDLMLMRKFGHIIDKGLHRTDASPGHSKNYYDALKQLIKKIKKTEYANDPTVLWAEEKLAKYEQLQSHPNEFKPFRSDFSQNNITFEQFEGLVKARRSNRCFTSQPISEDTIAKLKDIANWAANSCNKQPIRIFVANEQDLAKKCLSCCIGGTGFGENIPSFWCFTANVRGYVWPTEMYLPSVDTSLGAQNVFLAAQTMGITGTILSWGQHTKEDDIKLRKLLDIPEDYAIIFCAVMGYAEYGYLAPIRKNNE, via the coding sequence ATGAAAATAAGTGGAAAATTTTTGAAAGTTTTAATACCTTATAAAATATATAAGCTAATAGCAAATGGCTTTATAGTTGTTCCGAAATATTATAAGGAAATCTTAACTGAGACGGAACGTTATTTTGACCTATCTTTGGAAGATCATATTTATAAGGATTTGATGTTGATGCGTAAGTTTGGACATATTATAGATAAAGGCTTACATCGAACGGATGCATCTCCTGGGCATAGTAAAAATTATTACGATGCCTTGAAGCAGCTGATAAAGAAAATAAAAAAAACGGAATATGCTAATGATCCTACGGTATTATGGGCAGAAGAAAAGCTTGCTAAATATGAACAACTTCAGAGTCATCCTAATGAATTCAAACCTTTCAGAAGCGATTTTTCCCAGAATAATATAACTTTTGAACAGTTTGAAGGACTTGTAAAGGCAAGACGTTCAAATCGTTGCTTTACTTCTCAACCAATATCAGAAGACACCATTGCAAAATTGAAGGATATTGCAAATTGGGCTGCTAATAGTTGCAATAAACAGCCTATTCGAATTTTTGTTGCTAATGAACAAGATTTAGCAAAGAAATGCCTGTCATGTTGTATCGGGGGTACCGGATTTGGTGAAAATATTCCTTCTTTTTGGTGTTTTACAGCTAATGTGAGAGGTTATGTTTGGCCAACAGAAATGTATTTACCTTCTGTTGATACTAGTTTGGGTGCTCAGAATGTTTTCCTTGCTGCACAAACTATGGGAATAACAGGAACAATTCTGTCCTGGGGACAACATACTAAAGAAGATGATATAAAGCTTAGAAAACTTTTGGATATTCCTGAAGATTATGCTATTATTTTTTGTGCAGTCATGGGCTATGCCGAATATGGTTATTTAGCTCCGATACGTAAAAATAACGAATAA
- a CDS encoding IS66 family transposase → MSEKSSTFVGMNDEMKLRFAYAEIARLKDEMATANRGQVDLIAHDQALRADFERQREEDRQFFKAQQDNMKDFYMQQMKEQAERHKEELKHLREENLENVKRIMKDSANHQKASDNLIASLNEKITKLTSMLEKSSLSASEAQWLARYRQRQRFKRNAEQKNLLKSGKEVTREEEKSDWPEDSNDDVPSTPSSASGDQTPAKKKKKALDKRSTRTDYQKNKPYTTAPIYHMLHEYFTLPEGGHFVKRDGEVETWWYRELIRIPEHYEEHFYEVASYYVPGHGGGVTRPNTRLIKGVSFDLELITYVLTEHFAYNTPFTRIVEKLSHMGLNMNEKTLGVIVHKIISYIRKEMKDVWEATIKKTHNWMIDETSGLVGVKTDEGVRKYLKRYFWGIKANVQKLVWFIYEHGSRGLKAIRQFLDNFIGFFTTDGYVVYKVYDDDELHPDQHRSACLTHIRRKFVESLEENHSLSMWFIDEIGRLFGIEHDCKKAGLTADQVLVERLQRSKPIMDRIKEKFERFARSNYKGLGALTKKALKYIKTEWSAMQTILQDGNLELSNNLAEQMMRHIKLNLKNCLNIGSEDSALDYAFMFSVIESCNMNKLSPGCYIKELVSRLTAKPVCTAEKVALLPCFMQK, encoded by the coding sequence ATGTCAGAAAAAAGTAGTACCTTTGTAGGCATGAATGACGAAATGAAGTTACGTTTTGCTTATGCTGAGATAGCTCGTCTCAAGGATGAGATGGCAACAGCGAATCGTGGGCAGGTAGATTTGATAGCTCACGATCAAGCCTTGCGTGCCGATTTCGAACGTCAGCGTGAGGAGGATCGCCAGTTCTTCAAGGCTCAGCAGGACAATATGAAGGATTTCTATATGCAGCAGATGAAGGAACAGGCTGAGCGCCATAAGGAGGAACTTAAGCATCTGCGAGAGGAGAACCTGGAAAATGTAAAGCGTATTATGAAGGATAGCGCCAACCACCAGAAGGCATCGGATAACTTGATAGCTTCCTTGAATGAGAAGATTACAAAGCTCACTTCGATGCTTGAAAAGTCTTCGCTCTCTGCATCGGAGGCACAATGGCTGGCCCGTTATCGCCAGCGCCAACGGTTCAAGCGTAATGCTGAGCAAAAGAATTTGCTGAAGTCTGGCAAAGAGGTTACGAGAGAAGAAGAAAAGTCTGATTGGCCTGAAGATTCCAATGATGACGTTCCATCTACTCCGTCTTCTGCATCAGGTGACCAGACTCCTGCAAAAAAGAAGAAAAAAGCATTGGACAAGCGTTCTACTCGCACAGATTATCAGAAGAACAAGCCATATACGACTGCTCCTATCTATCATATGCTTCATGAGTATTTTACCCTTCCTGAAGGAGGACACTTTGTGAAACGCGATGGGGAAGTGGAGACTTGGTGGTATCGTGAGTTGATTCGTATTCCTGAGCATTACGAAGAGCATTTCTACGAGGTGGCAAGCTATTATGTTCCTGGGCATGGAGGTGGAGTCACTCGTCCTAATACCCGCTTGATTAAAGGTGTTTCCTTTGACTTGGAACTGATAACTTATGTTCTTACCGAGCATTTCGCTTACAATACTCCATTTACGAGAATTGTAGAGAAGCTATCTCATATGGGATTGAATATGAACGAGAAAACCTTGGGAGTCATCGTACATAAGATAATCTCTTATATCCGCAAGGAAATGAAAGATGTCTGGGAGGCGACTATCAAGAAGACTCACAATTGGATGATTGATGAGACCTCAGGTCTTGTTGGTGTGAAGACAGATGAAGGTGTCCGTAAATACTTGAAGCGTTATTTTTGGGGAATCAAGGCTAATGTTCAGAAGCTCGTGTGGTTTATATACGAGCATGGGAGTCGTGGCCTCAAGGCAATCCGTCAGTTCTTGGACAACTTTATCGGCTTCTTTACTACTGACGGTTATGTAGTATATAAGGTGTATGACGATGATGAACTTCATCCTGATCAACATCGTTCAGCATGCCTGACACATATAAGGCGAAAGTTCGTAGAGTCCTTGGAAGAGAATCATTCCTTGTCTATGTGGTTTATCGATGAGATAGGTAGACTATTTGGAATCGAGCATGACTGCAAGAAGGCAGGTTTAACAGCCGACCAGGTTCTTGTGGAAAGGCTTCAAAGGAGCAAGCCTATCATGGACCGAATCAAAGAGAAGTTTGAGCGATTTGCTAGATCGAATTACAAAGGCTTGGGCGCTTTGACAAAGAAGGCTCTTAAATATATCAAGACTGAATGGTCGGCAATGCAAACCATTTTGCAGGATGGCAACCTTGAGTTGTCTAACAACCTGGCAGAACAAATGATGAGACACATCAAGCTGAATCTTAAAAACTGTCTGAACATCGGCAGTGAAGATTCTGCGCTTGACTATGCCTTCATGTTTTCTGTCATAGAAAGCTGTAATATGAACAAGTTATCTCCTGGGTGTTACATCAAGGAGCTAGTTAGTCGTCTTACTGCCAAGCCTGTTTGTACAGCAGAAAAAGTGGCACTTTTGCCTTGCTTTATGCAAAAATAA